In Bacteroidales bacterium, the DNA window CTGCCCGGATGGCGGAACAGGTAGACGCGCTGGTCTCAAAAACCAGTGGGATTTTCCCTTGCCGGTTCGATTCCGGCTCCGGGTACAGCTTTTTTGAGAACCTTTTTGTTTTTGGCGCAATGTGCAGAGAGGGCGGTTGAAAAATCCTTGTTACATTGGGGGGTTGATCATTGATCTGAGCAGCGTTTACAGTCAAAAGATCTTGCAACGCTGTGATTTTTTTAAAATATGGACGGTATGGCAGAAAAAGATCCGATACGACCTTACGGCGACAAGCAGTTGCAGTTTGACAGGAGGTATCTCGAAATGGCCCGTATCTGGGGTCAGAACAGCTATTGCAAGCGCCGCCAGGTAGGTGCCCTGATTGTAAAAGGCAGGATGATCATTTCAGACGGATATAATGGGACGCCTGAAGGGTTTGAAAATGTATGCGAGGATGAAACCTTTCATACCAAACCCTACGTTTTGCACGCCGAGGCGAATGCCATCACCAAGGTGGCAAAATCGAACAACAGCAGCGAAAATGCAACCCTTTATGTAACCTGTTCCCCCTGCATGGAATGTGCAAAGCTGATCATTCAGTCAGGCATCAGACGGGTGGTTTTTTCGGAGAAATATCCTAATGAAGATGGAATCCGGTTGCTGGAAAGAGCCGGAATTGAAGTAGTACATATACTTTTGTAATTTTATGGAACATAAAAACAACCGGGTATCCGTTCTTCTTCCTTTGTTACTGGCCATCATGCTCGGGGGAGGAATTCTGCTGGGCATCAACATACGGTCGCGGTCTGACAGAAGCCAGTATCTTATTTATCCCCGTACCGATAAGATCGGTACTGTAATGAGTTATATTCTGGGAGAATATGTTGATACGGTTAACAAAGAAAAGCTGACCGAAGATGCCATCAGAGCTCTTCTGAATGACCTTGACCCGCATTCCGTCTACATTCCGGCCTCGGAGCTTCAGGCTGTAAATGAGCCTCTGGAAGGGAATTTCAGCGGAATTGGCGTGCAGTTCAATATGCAGAATGATACGGTTGCCATCATTCTTACGGTTGCCAATGGTCCTTCCGAACGTGTGGGAATCCGACCAGGGGACCGGATCATTAAAATAAATGACACTCTGGTTGCCGGGGTAAAGCTTGGCACGGATAAAATAATGAAGAAGCTCAGAGGGCCAAGGGGAACCAGAGTCAAGGTCAGTATTCTGCGAAGAGGAGTCCCCGGACTTCTTGATTTTGAAATTACGCGGGATCAGATTCCTATCTATAGTGTTGATGCGGCTTACATGCTTACCTCCTCAACAGGATATATAAAAATAAGCAGTTTTTCGCGCACTACCCATGAGGAATTTGTCAGTGCCGCTGAGAAGCTCCATAAACAGGGTATGAATAGAATCATTATTGATCTGAGAGGGAACGGAGGAGGATATATGGAATCGGCTACATCGGTGGCGGATGAATTTCTCGGCGATAATGAAATGATCGTTTTTACCCAGGGCAGGCAGCGTCCGCGTTCAGTAGTAAAAGCACGTCCCGGCGGAGTATGTGTTTCCGATGGCGTTATTGTATTAATTGATGAATGGTCGGCTTCCGCAAGTGAAATTCTTGCAGGGGCTATTCAGGACAATGACAGGGGTACCATTGT includes these proteins:
- a CDS encoding S41 family peptidase, coding for MEHKNNRVSVLLPLLLAIMLGGGILLGINIRSRSDRSQYLIYPRTDKIGTVMSYILGEYVDTVNKEKLTEDAIRALLNDLDPHSVYIPASELQAVNEPLEGNFSGIGVQFNMQNDTVAIILTVANGPSERVGIRPGDRIIKINDTLVAGVKLGTDKIMKKLRGPRGTRVKVSILRRGVPGLLDFEITRDQIPIYSVDAAYMLTSSTGYIKISSFSRTTHEEFVSAAEKLHKQGMNRIIIDLRGNGGGYMESATSVADEFLGDNEMIVFTQGRQRPRSVVKARPGGVCVSDGVIVLIDEWSASASEILAGAIQDNDRGTIVGRRSFGKGLVQEQIPLPDGSALRLTVARYYTPTGRCIQKPYRDGTEAYYHELMDRYNRGELSKPDSAPFPDSLKYRTPKGKIVYGGGGIMPDVFVPLDTSGITPWFTQVRSKGLTYSFAFKYTDDHRRDLEKCKSVNALLDYLDKKNVFGDFLKYVNSQGIT
- a CDS encoding dCMP deaminase family protein, which encodes MAEKDPIRPYGDKQLQFDRRYLEMARIWGQNSYCKRRQVGALIVKGRMIISDGYNGTPEGFENVCEDETFHTKPYVLHAEANAITKVAKSNNSSENATLYVTCSPCMECAKLIIQSGIRRVVFSEKYPNEDGIRLLERAGIEVVHILL